Proteins found in one Brevibacillus brevis genomic segment:
- a CDS encoding MarR family winged helix-turn-helix transcriptional regulator — MVEFSYATALTHSASHVMKLHRQNVEFLIQKYDVYPGQPILLMRLIEKDGMIQRELARKIGVKPATLTVMINRMAKSGLVERRADERDQRISRVYLTDKGRMATKHVKEVLRVIEENCFIGFSEEEKDVLRGLLDRMHSNLQAFYSQNTQPTSAL; from the coding sequence TTGGTGGAGTTTAGTTATGCAACCGCATTAACCCATTCTGCGTCGCATGTGATGAAATTGCATCGGCAAAATGTAGAATTTCTGATTCAAAAATACGACGTCTATCCCGGTCAGCCTATACTCTTGATGCGCTTGATTGAAAAAGATGGAATGATCCAAAGAGAATTGGCCCGGAAAATCGGGGTAAAGCCCGCTACGCTTACCGTCATGATTAATCGGATGGCCAAATCGGGACTTGTCGAGCGCCGAGCAGACGAACGGGACCAACGTATCTCCCGCGTTTATCTTACCGACAAAGGTCGGATGGCTACCAAACATGTCAAAGAAGTATTACGCGTCATTGAGGAAAACTGTTTCATCGGATTCTCTGAGGAAGAAAAGGATGTGTTGCGTGGCTTGCTCGATCGCATGCACAGCAACCTCCAAGCTTTTTACTCGCAAAATACGCAGCCCACTTCTGCGTTGTAA
- a CDS encoding multidrug effflux MFS transporter, whose amino-acid sequence MNKLAKELDSTSLTGNKSGRLWMAAILGSLSAFGPLSLDMYLPALPMLADDLQTSTSMTQLSLTACMLGLSIGQLFAGPISDVRGRRIPLIIGLILYAVSSFLCAVAPSIYTFVLLRFVQGLAGSAGIVIARATVRDLYAGTELTKFFALLMLINGIAPIAAPILGGQILEFTTWHGVFVVLGLIGAIMFLVVLLALPETLPQDRRSKAGIANTLATFGTLLKDRVFMGYAMAQGLVTAAMFAYIAGSPFVFQKIFEVSPQTFSLIFAINGVGIIIASQITGKLAGKVKETSLFIAGITIAGVGGILLLAMILLQAGLIAVLVPLFFVVSSVGIVGATGFSLAMQNQSKAAGSASALQGLLSFISGGIVAPLVGISGEHTAVPMGIIIALSTIGAIVCYVVMVRRSS is encoded by the coding sequence GTGAATAAACTAGCAAAAGAACTTGATTCCACGTCCCTTACCGGCAACAAATCAGGCCGACTGTGGATGGCTGCGATACTAGGATCGCTTTCTGCATTCGGCCCACTATCCTTAGATATGTATTTACCTGCACTTCCTATGCTTGCCGATGATTTGCAAACGAGCACCTCCATGACCCAACTCAGTTTGACAGCATGCATGCTCGGCCTGTCCATTGGTCAATTGTTCGCGGGGCCGATCAGCGACGTACGCGGTCGAAGAATCCCTTTGATTATTGGACTCATTTTGTATGCCGTCTCTTCCTTTTTATGTGCGGTAGCTCCCTCTATTTATACGTTCGTCTTGCTTCGCTTCGTACAAGGTCTTGCGGGTTCTGCTGGAATTGTTATCGCTCGCGCTACGGTTCGCGATTTGTACGCGGGGACAGAACTGACGAAGTTTTTCGCCCTCTTGATGCTCATTAACGGGATTGCTCCGATTGCGGCACCTATCCTAGGGGGACAAATTCTGGAATTCACTACCTGGCACGGCGTGTTTGTCGTCTTGGGCCTGATCGGCGCTATCATGTTCCTCGTCGTGCTGCTTGCTCTTCCAGAAACATTGCCACAAGATCGCCGATCCAAGGCGGGAATCGCCAACACACTGGCGACGTTTGGCACCTTGTTAAAGGATCGCGTTTTCATGGGTTACGCCATGGCACAGGGGCTGGTGACTGCTGCTATGTTTGCCTACATCGCCGGTTCGCCATTTGTGTTTCAAAAAATATTTGAAGTGTCTCCACAAACGTTTAGTCTCATTTTCGCGATTAATGGGGTAGGCATTATTATTGCGAGTCAAATCACAGGTAAGCTTGCTGGTAAAGTGAAAGAAACTTCCTTGTTCATTGCAGGGATTACCATTGCCGGGGTCGGCGGAATCCTCCTTCTGGCAATGATTCTCCTACAAGCTGGTCTTATTGCTGTGCTCGTTCCCTTATTCTTTGTCGTATCCAGCGTAGGGATTGTCGGGGCAACAGGCTTTTCTCTCGCCATGCAAAATCAAAGCAAGGCGGCAGGAAGCGCATCTGCTCTTCAGGGGCTTCTCTCCTTCATTAGCGGCGGCATTGTCGCGCCACTTGTGGGAATCAGCGGTGAACATACCGCAGTACCAATGGGGATCATCATTGCTCTTTCTACGATCGGCGCCATTGTCTGCTACGTAGTTATGGTTCGCCGGAGTTCTTGA
- a CDS encoding VOC family protein codes for MALRLIPYIVLDGTAGDAISFYEGALGAEVLFKQTFGEMPKNPEFPLPAEAKNRIGHATIRVGETELMFSDTFPGQPHQLGDQVTICISTDDKEQSHKIFDALQEGGQVIMPLQETFFSPAYGNVKDKFGITFQIYTNNHRME; via the coding sequence ATGGCATTGCGTTTGATTCCTTACATCGTTTTGGATGGTACTGCTGGTGACGCGATTAGCTTTTACGAGGGTGCGTTAGGTGCTGAAGTGCTGTTCAAGCAAACCTTCGGTGAAATGCCGAAAAATCCGGAGTTCCCATTACCTGCAGAAGCCAAGAATCGTATCGGACATGCTACTATTCGCGTTGGTGAAACTGAACTGATGTTTTCCGATACCTTCCCAGGACAACCGCATCAGCTTGGTGATCAAGTGACCATTTGCATCTCGACCGATGATAAAGAGCAATCGCATAAGATTTTTGATGCCCTCCAAGAAGGCGGTCAAGTGATTATGCCTCTGCAAGAGACGTTCTTCAGCCCGGCATACGGCAATGTGAAGGACAAGTTCGGCATCACGTTCCAAATTTACACGAATAATCATCGCATGGAGTAA